The genomic segment TCCAAAATATATGATCTAATTATAAACGACAAACACCtcttaatttgatcaaaatagtAACTATGTCACATAAAATGAAAcagatgaaattattttaattctaatAAACGACATATTTAAAGAATTTAGCTAGTCTAAGGTAACTaaagataaaatttttattttaattctaataAACGACATATTTAAAGAATTTAGCTAGTCTAAGGTAACTAAAGATAAAATTTTGTACGAAAACATTATATGTAATAATTCTTACCTCTACTAGTTAAAAAGAATGTTACTATTGAATCTTCCCTACGAAGTAAGAACTCATTCGTGAACAATAATTCAGTGAAGCGAGTACTTCTAGCTGTTGTAGTATTGTTGGTTTCTTGATTCACCGGACCAAAATCTACTGGAATCGCGGTGGATAATTGAACGATACGTGTATGGTTCTTTGCCCTCTTCTAATTGGTGTAGCTTTTCGTTTAATGCCACGATTGGGTTTTGGTGCTGGTGGACATGTtgccaaaattgggattttggaCTCCAGTGAAGTTGGAGTCCTAAATCCATCATCATCTTCTGGTACCACTTCGTTGTCATCAGGTTGTACTACTACAACCTCGTTGACAACATTATCTTGGGGCACCACTTTGTTGTCAACAGGTTGTAGTACTACTACCTCGTTATCTTGTAGCGCCACTTTGTTGTCAGATTGTAGTACTAGTCCCTCGTTGACAACATTATCTTGTGGCACCACTTTGTTGTCAACAGGTTGTTGTGCCACTACTTCGTTGACAACGTTATCTTGTGGCACCACTTCTTTGTCAACAGGTTGTACTACTACTACCTCGTTGATAACGTTATCTTGTGGTACCACAACATCATCAACACATTGTGGTACTACTGTCTCATTGAAAACACCACCTTCTGTACGATGATCTTGTGCAGTATCACCTTGACGCCCTCTGGGAACTTGATGCAATGTTACTATTTTGTTGGTGTCATCATCTTTTTGATCATCCATTAATATTGTAGTATCTTGACACCCTTTTGGATCTTGATGcaatatttgtattttgttgGTACCATCACCTTTTTGTTCATCCATTGTAGTATCTTGATACTCTTTTGGATCTTGATGCAATATTTGTCTTTTGTTGGTATCATCATCTTCGTCATCATCCATTGTAATATCTTGAAAACTGTTTCGATTTTGGCGCAAGAATATTGTTTTCTTGGCACCCTCATCTTTTCGTTCAGCCATTGTATTATTTTGGCACCCTTTAGGATTTTGGTGCATAAACAttgttttcttggtcatgtcatcttCTTCTTGATGGCCCATTGTAATATGACACCCTTTAGGATCTTGGTTCAATATTACAATTTTCTTGTCATCATCATTTTTTTGATCATGATGCATTGGATCTTGACACCCTTTTGGATCTTGGTTCAATATTGCAATTTTCTGCTCATCATCATCTTTTTGATTATTTGATGTCATATCTAGATACTCCTTTGGATCTTGTAAAGTGGGTTGTTGTTGGTTTTCACTAGAATTGATCTCATCAGAATTTGACATATCCATGTACTCAAAGATGAAATGTTGTACAAGAAAAAGTCGCGGGGTTAAATTGAGGGGGGAGAAAAGAAGTGAGAgaataaaataggggtttttgtTAATATATAATAAGGAGAATAGGAATAGGTATAGTAGTTACATTAGAATTaggagaggaagaagaagagtcTTTGATCTAATAAAAGTAGGTATAGTAGTTACATTAGAATTAGGAGAGGAAGAAGCAGAGTCTTTGATCTaataaaagtcaccaaattttTTGGAGCTAGCTAGTCTTTTTACAACAATATGCATTGTAGTTTGGTATCACTACCTCAAAGGTGAAATATAGAGGTTGTTTCTAAGCTAAGATTTTTTTATTGTAAGCATATTTAGATTTGTGATTTTTGCGTG from the Capsicum annuum cultivar UCD-10X-F1 chromosome 9, UCD10Xv1.1, whole genome shotgun sequence genome contains:
- the LOC107842188 gene encoding uncharacterized protein LOC107842188 encodes the protein MDMSNSDEINSSENQQQPTLQDPKEYLDMTSNNQKDDDEQKIAILNQDPKGCQDPMHHDQKNDDDKKIVILNQDPKGCHITMGHQEEDDMTKKTMFMHQNPKGCQNNTMAERKDEGAKKTIFLRQNRNSFQDITMDDDEDDDTNKRQILHQDPKEYQDTTMDEQKGDGTNKIQILHQDPKGCQDTTILMDDQKDDDTNKIVTLHQVPRGRQGDTAQDHRTEGGVFNETVVPQCVDDVVVPQDNVINEVVVVQPVDKEVVPQDNVVNEVVAQQPVDNKVVPQDNVVNEGLVLQSDNKVALQDNEVVVLQPVDNKVVPQDNVVNEVVVVQPDDNEVVPEDDDGFRTPTSLESKIPILATCPPAPKPNRGIKRKATPIRRGQRTIHVSFNYPPRFQ